Part of the Terrisporobacter glycolicus ATCC 14880 = DSM 1288 genome is shown below.
CTAATAATATCTTTAAAAGTTCTAATTTATTATTATCTCTTATTACTCTACTTTCTTTTTTAGCTTTCTTATTTTCTTTCGTTCCTTCAATTTGTATATCAAGTCCTGGTTCTGTATCATTTATTATGTTTATTATATTTTTTATCGTAATATTTTCATTTGTATTATCTATTTCTACAGATAGTTTTTTATTTACAAAGTTCATATTAGAGCTTTTAACTCCATCTAGTAAAGATACTTTATTGCCTATTACTTCTGCACAGTGAGCACAATTAAGTCCTCCTAAAATAATATCTTTCTTTATATGTGACTTATTTTTATTCCCAACCACTTGAATATCAAGACCTGGTTCTATTGAATCAATCAAACCAATAACATCCTCTATTATTTTATCTTCATTTTTTCGAGAATTTAATTCTAGTGTTAATTTTTTATTTACAAAATTCAAGTTACTGCTTTGAATTCCTTCTAAATATTTTACTTTGTCACCTATCACTTCTGCACAATGGGCACATGTTAATCCATTTAACATTAACTCTTTTTTATTACCTATGCTTACTTTTTTATCAAGTACTTGAATATCAAGGCCTGGTTCTATTGAATCAATAAGAGAAATAACTTCACTTACTATTGTTTCTTCATCATAAGAAGAATCAATTTCTAAAGTTAGTTTTTTACTGATAAAATTCATATTGCTACTTTCAATTCCATTAATATTTTTTACAGCTTCTCCTATAGTTTCAGCACAGTGAGCACATGTTAATCCATTTAGCATTAGCTCTTTTTTTATCAATACTGCCGCCAACATTATTATACCCCCTATCTATTATAAGTTTCCTCTATATGGCATAAACCACAGTTAAATATTTGATTAATATGATTATCATCCAATGAATAATAAACAATCTTGCCTTCTTTTCTAAATTTAACTAATCTAGCTTGTTTTAAAACTCTTAACTGATGAGATATTGCCGATTGAGTCATGTTTAAAAGATCTGCTATGTCACATACGCACATTTCTTCTTCAAATAAAGCGTATAAAATTTTTATTCTCGTAGTATCGCCAAAGACCTTGAATAGCTCTGCTAAATCATAAAGTTTTTCATCTTCAGGCATTTTATCTTTTACCTTACATATTACCTCTTCATGTACACAGGTACTTTCGCATCTATTTATAATATCTTTCATTTGCATTCCTCCAACTAAATATTAATATATGAACAACTGTTCATATATTAATATTATGATATTTGTCCTATTTGTGCAACCTTTTTTTATATTTTTTTAGATTTGTAACTATTTCTAAAATACTCATATCTAGATTTTTTTTTAATATATATATTAGTAGTATTAGTAAATTTATTATATGAAAAATTGAAAGGAGAGTTCATATTAAAATGAATTATAATAATATGTATCCTAATAGAATGAGTGATAACATAGATCCAAACTATATATACCCTCAACCATATATAGATCCTTTAATGTACATGAATCCTTATGTTATGAATAACAACCAAAGCGGAAACTTTAATCAAAGTATAAACCCTGAATATTCAACATATTCTAATCAATATGTAGATAATCAACAATTTAATCCTTATGAGAATATGCCTAACAACAACATGAAAGAAGAATTTGAAAGCAACAATAATATGTATGACATGAATAATCAAATGAATAACATACCTATGATTCCTATGATGCCACCTAATATGATGTATCCTGGTATGCTTCCTCCTAATATGATATTTCCTGGGGCAATGCCACCTAATATGATGTATCCTGGTATGATGTTCCCTGGGGCAATGCCACCTAATATGATGTATCCTGGAGTGATGCAAAATATACCTACTGTTAATATGGATGAGTTCGATGAGGAAGAGATGTAATCAAATATAATATTAAAAGACCAATGTTACCCCTATAAATTAGGGGTTTTTTTATTTTTTTTAAAAAGGTGTTATAAAATTTTTAAATTTGTCTACACTATTAAATGTATTCCTCATAATATTCCCCCAATATTATAAATACAAAAAAGGGCATTCTAGTTATACTAGTATTGCCCTTCTTTTTTTATACCAATATGGATCTTTAATTTTAATATAAAAAATTTGCTTCACTCATGTCGCCAATGGCTTCCCCCATTGCTCAAGTCATAAAGTTGAAAATTATATGTTATACACAAAACATATAACATATAATTTCCTTACAATTAAAAAGCTTCTCTAAATTGACTCTAGAAAAGCATATTTTATATTATTTATTAAATTTATTATAAATTTCATATTTAGTGACAATTATTTAATGATGATAGTTTTTTATTAAAACGTACACCAAATATAACTTCAGTTATAATTTCTACTACTGTTATTAAATTAAATATTATTCCTTTGCTTTTTATAGATATATTTTTCATATTTATAACCCCTTTCATATTTATAAAATATTTTGTTTTATCAAGTTATGTCTTTATTCTACAATATTCTATAAAAAACACCTATGGATTTACCTTACAACTATATTACGTTTATGTAATTTTAATCTAAAAAATCCTCAAAATCATCTGATCCAGATTCGACAAAGTCATAAAGAACATTTTCTTCAAAGAAATAACTTTCATCAACTTTTAAATATTCTTTATATTTAGTCATTAGTAACTTATTAATGTATTTTCGATCTCTTTCAGAGTAAGTTCCTACAAAGAATTCATCACCTAACTGATAATATATTGATTTTATATCATTATTTATTACATAAATATCTTTTTTTACATGATTATTATTAAAATTAAATCTAGTAAAGAATACTCCTTCCTCCATTTCGCTTTTTAACATAAATGGATTGTCGTTATAAAATTCCATTAGAAATTCATCCTTATTTTTAACTTTGTAAACATCTATAAATTCAGATTTTGATATTTCATCAAAAACTTCAAAATCATATATAGGTTCTTTATCTGTAACTAATAAAGATTTAATTCTAAAATTATCTTTTTCTTTACATATATTAAAAGCTATCTTACAAGTATAATATCCATCTTCGTCCTCATATAAAGCTTCACTAATATATACTTCTTCATTTCTTTTAGTTACTTTATTCTTTAAAAGAGCTCCATTAATTTTTGTTATATGATTATTTGATATTTCTTCACTACCAGAAAAATATTTTAAACTTTCTCTATCTCTAGCTATAAATCTCATTGTCATATAATTTATAAATTCAACTTCATGGTCAACCTTTTTACTTATAATAGGATAAACTTCATTTAGAGTTAAATTACTTTCATAATTTGTTATTATATCTATGTACTCTTCTGTGTCTCCCGGTAATTCTTTACCATACTCTAAATTTTTACTACCAAAATGATTTATTAAGAATAAAGCTACTTCTTCTTTAACTAGTATCCTGCTCTCTCCTAAGCCACCCATTAATCGTTCTTCCTCGTTGCAAGCTTCTTTTGATGTAGGATTTTTTAAACTAACATAATCAGCAATTCCTAGTCCTTCTCCATCTAATAAAAAATACTGGTATATATTATTGTCATTATTCTCATATTTAATAGTAAGACCCATACTTCCCATAAGTCTAGATTTTGTTACTTTGGCATAATCAAATGTCATCAAATCACGTCCTTAATACTTTTATAATTACTAAATAGTTAAAATTCATATTTTATTTTCTATTTATAATTATAGTTTACAACAAAATTGAATTTTATAATATAATAAAGTAAATACTTAGATGAGGTGATTCAATGAAAAATATAGGAGCTTTTTTTGATATTGACGGAACTATCTACAGAGACTCCCTAATGGTAGAGCATTTCAAAAAGCTTATTAAATACGAAATAGTTGATCAAAAAGCTTGGGTTGCTCATGCTAGAGATACTTTTTTAGATTGGGATAAAAGACAAGCAAATTATGATGATTATCTACTAGAAATCTGTGACTTGTATGTTAAATCACTACAAAATGTAGATAAGTCTTGTATAGATTTTACTAGCGATCAAGTTATTGCATTAAAAGCTGAACGTGTTTATAAATATACTCGTTCAAGAATTAAATGGCATTTGGATAATAGACACAAAGTTATATTCATATCTGGTAGCCCAAATTTCTTAGTTGAAAAAATGGCTAAAAAATACGGTGCTTCAGATTATGTTGGTAGTGATTATATATTTGAAGATGGAAAATTTAATGGAACAGTAATTCCTATGTGGGATGCAAAAAGCAAAAATGTAGCTATAGATAGTTTTGTTGAAAAGTATGATATAGATTTAAGCCAATCTTATGCTTACGGAGATACTAATGGAGATATTAATATGCTTAAGCGCGTTGGTAATCCAATTGCTATAAATCCAACTAAAGAGTTATTAAATCATATGATAGAAGATAAGAGTTTAAATGACAAAGCCCAAGTAATCGTAGAAAGAAAAGATATTGTATATTCTTTGGGTTGCAATGTAAAAAGGTTTGATATAGGCTTATAGTATATTATTTGTACGGAGGATGATAGTTTGAAAATCAACAAAAAAACACTAAGCTTTAGCGATATATATAATGATTTAGATGAAATAAGCAAAAAACTATATCTAGATTCTCCTGATATCTGGATTGATTTTTCAGATAAAGTTAGCGAAAAAAAACTAGATGAAATGGTACTTTTTTATGCTGCTAAATTTAACTACTTATCTATCTTAAAGTATGCAATAGATAATAATGTTATAGACTTAAATATTCCATCTAAAAACAAAAGTTATTCATCTATTAAAGAACATCTTTTAGCTGTATCAAAAGATTATAAAAGTCATGATGTTTACAATTACTTAGATGGTGACTACAAATTAAGCGAGGAAAATATAGAAATTAACGAAAATAAATCATCAGATGTAAAAGAAGAAAAAAATCATAAGGATTACTTCCCTATTTTCCTTTGCCCTCACTGTAATACAAACATACTTAAATCAGGTTATAAAGTATATGAAGAAATAAGTTTTGCTTTTTCTCAAGATAAAAGCAAGTCCCAGGAATTAAACAGAGAAAGAGACAATAAAGTTTTCTGTAATAGTTGTAATAGTAATATTAACAATATTACTACAGAATTGTTAGAGGATATATGCTCTATTCATAATTGTAAAAAATGTGGAAAAGATTTAACTAAAATAGGAATTACAGAAAAAATAAAGATGAAATTTAATGAAGATGACGGTAAATTTATAGGAGATGAAAAAACTTATAATTGTCCTTCCTGTGATAAGGAATTAAATGAATCTCAAAAAAAATATTTCAATTTATAATATAAAAGGAGACTATAAAGTTATAAAAATGCTTAATAGTCTCCTTTATCTATCTTTTTACAAATCTTCTAAATTCATCATTATAAAAGTCTATAAATTGAGAATATACAAAATCGTAAACTATAAAAGCTATTTCAAATATTAATATGGTAAAAATATTAACCGGAATATATACAAATTGTTTTAAGATTATATATGCAAATATTATAAGTATATTTGCAACTAAAAATTTTAATATATATTCTTGAATAAAGCTTCTATCTTTTTCTATTATATATTTTACTAAACCATAAATACCAAATGTAAAAATATATAATATCCACTGTGCTTTGTTTGTCATAATCATAAAACTCAACAAAACAGATCCTATATAAAATATAATCCCTACTTTAGGTCCATATTCCATAATTACGATGGCTATTGGCAAAGATGCCAAACCCAAAAGAAATAAAGTATTTATAGGTATTATATTAACCAACAACAATAAAATAATATTTAAGGATAATAATATACCACTATAGGCAATTTTTCTACTCATGATTATTCATCATCTCCTAGAAACAAGTACATAAATCTCCTCCACAGCATTCACAGCATGAATCACATACAAATAAAGTACATAAGTTGCTACAACAGTCATCATCACAGCAACAACAACAGCAACCAGGTGAGTCATAACGTCTATTTCTATTGTAGTTATAAGAACGTCTGTCATAATCATTTCTATAATTATTATATCTATTATAAGAATAAACATATTCTTTATTATTAGGATCCATGAACTTAGCTCTTTTTAGAAAGTCTTCTCCTTCTTCATAGTATCCAATATTCATAGCAGATAATCCTGTTAGGTAATACCACTCACTACATTTTTCATTTATGCTCTGTAAAAAATTATATGCTTTTTTAAAATCTTTATTTTCAATCATTCTCCTTGCTTTCATAAAACAGTCATTTTCATAAACATTACTGTACATTATTCCCACATCCTTTTTCTAATATATTTTTATACCTTAAATATACACCAGAATAAACTATATTTTCTATAATTCCTCTGTTTAATTGTAAATTTAAGTTATCGATTGATGCTGCTAATAAGCCTAAAGATATACTAATTAATCTATCAACTTTCAGTTTTAATTCTTCTTTATTGTCTATATATTCTATAAAAGGATTATACCTCCCCTTTTTATAGTCAGCATCTAAATCTTCGTAAGCATCTAATATATAAATATATTTCCCTATATTAAAGCCTACCCTTCTTAAATCTTCTTCATACTCATCATTTTTATAAGAAAAGATTTCTCCCATGAGCTCTCCAAAAGTATTGGATACTTTATCTATGTTGCAATTTTCTTCTTTCTCCAATTGATTAAGTAAGTTCATTTGTTCTTTAATAATTGTTGATTTATTAGGGTACTTTTCATGAGACAATTTTAATTTTCCCTTATAAATATTATAAGCTAAAATATCCTTTATTCCTTTATCATCTAATAAATTATCTTCTAATTTATAATATGTTAATAATGTATTCATACTTGCCGCATATTCCGTTATTTCATTTATAATTTTTTTCTTCTTTTTAAAGGGACTAACTATGCAAACTTCTTCTACAATACTAGTTTTAGGTTTATAAATAGCTGTAAGAATCACAATTAAAAAAGTAATATCATAATTTAAACCTAGCCTAGATATTTCCCCATGATTCTCTTTTAAGTATTTACATAATCCACAGTAATATCCTTTATAATCTTCAAACTCTCTAAAAGTTAAATCCATTTTATTTATTCTAACATATCCAAACATATTTATTTCCTTCCTAAGTTATAGCTATCAATTAATTATATAATACTACAACATTTTTTATTATTATACAGTTATAAAGTTAAATTATAATTTTATTTATTGATAAATACATATTTTATCAACAAATAGGCAATTTTACATTTTTTACCTATTGCCTAAGTATTATATATTACCTAAAATAAAAGATGTCAGTATATAGAAAATTCATATATAAAAACGTTTCCTTATTGACAAAATTTATATAGCAATTATTAGAAGGGGGACTAAAATGATTACATTTTTAGCGTGTGTATCTATCCTTGTTATAGGTTACTTTACATATGGAACATATGTAAGTAAAACTGTAGGATACGATGATTCTATTCAAACTCCAGCTATAAGGCTTGAAGATGGTGTAGACTATATGCCAATGCCTTGGCATAAGGTTTTCTTAATTCAATTCCTTAACATAGCTGGTACTGGACCAATATTTGGAGCCATATCTGGAGCTTTATTCGGACCAGTTGCATTTCTATGGATAACTTTTGGTTGTATATTTGCCGGAGCTGTTCATGACTTATTATCAGGTGTTATATCTATGAAACATGATGGTACTTCTATACCAGAAATAGTTGGAATATACTTAGGTAAAAATATGAAAACTATAATGGTTGCATTCTCAATAGTGCTTCTTATTTTAGTTGGTACTGTCTTTATAACTTCACCTGCTGGTTTATTAACTTCTATGACTGGTATAAACAAAAATATATGGTTAGTGTTAATAATAATTTACTATATAGTTGCTACTGTGTTACCCGTTGATAAAGTTATAGGAAAATTATATCCAATATTCGGAGCTGCATTACTATTAATGGCTGCTGGTTTATTTGTCGCTATGATAGTAGGCCAATTCAATGGTTCTATGCAAATGGCTGAATTAAGCCTTACAAATATGCATCCAGGCGGATTGTCTATATTCCCATTCTTATTCACTACAATAGCTTGTGGTGCAATATCAGGGTTTCATGCTACTCAATCACCTATGATGGCTAGATGTATAAATAGAGAATCTGAAACTAGAAGAGTATTCTTTGGATCAATGATAGTTGAGGGTATTGTTGCTTTAATCTGGTGTGCTGTTACTATAGCATTCTTCGGAGATAGCGCTTCTATATCTGCTGCTGGACAACCTGCAGAAATAGTTAACGTAGTATCAAAAGCATTACTTGGACCTGCTGGTGCTATTCTTGCTGTTCTTGGTGTTGTTGCTTGCCCAATAACTTCAGGTGATACTGCTTTCAGAAGCGCTCGACTTACAATAGCTGATGCTTTAAAAATAAAGCAAGATGGATTAAAAAATAGATTTATGTTAGCTTTACCTTTATTTGCAGTTGGTGTTGCATTAACTCAAATAAACTTTGATATAATCTGGAGATACTTTGCTTGGTCTAATCAAACATTAGCAATGATATTCTTATGGACAGGTGCTGCTTACTTATTAGTTAATAAGAAAAATTATTGGATAGCTGTAATACCTGCAATATTCATGAGTTATGTATCTGTAGCTTATATATTACAAGCTCCAGAAGGATTTAAATTAAATGCTACATTCTCTAATGCAACTGGTGTTGTTGTTGCTATAGCATTTTTTATTGCCTTTATGGTGAGAGTTAAGAAAGAAAAAAGTGAAACTGAGAAATTCAAAAAAGTTAGTTAATTATCATTAATATAAAGAAAAAGGAAATGATATTTTGTATCATTTCCTTTTTCTTTATAAAATAAACCTTATAGCTTTATTATTATCTTCTATTGCTAAAACTTCCAGTTCTTTATAATTCCTAAATAACCATTTTATATCTGTCATTATTTGACTCACTTGCTTCTTATCCAATTTCCCAATACAATACTCCTCTCTTGTTTCTGCAAAATCCTTTGATACTAAAAAATTTTTAATAGTTGCATAGGCTATTGTATTCGGAATAGGATTACTCGTTTCTTTTGAACGTTTATTCCCTTTCATATACATTTTCATATAATCTCCTCCTGATTATTTCTTGATCTATTGTATATCTATATATATGAGCCCATACCTTCTTTAAATGCTTATTAAGTATATAATGATATAAGTTATAGATATGACTCTTAAAAATAAAACGAAATAATTTTACCATTTTATTGAAATTAATATTCAATATGACTACAATTAAAAATATCTGACCGACTAGTCGGTTCTATAATTAAGAAAGAGGTGAAATATTTGCTGCCAAAATTCAGCGTAAGAAAACCTTTGACTGTATTTGTTTCTGTAGTTATGGTACTAATGTTAGGATTTGTATCTTTTACAAAAATGACCCCGGATTTATTACCTAGCATAGATTTACCCTATGTAATTGCTATGACTACATATCCTGGCTCTAGCCCAGAAAAAATCGAAACAACAGTAACAAAGCCAATTGAGCAAGCTGTTTCAACTACAAGCGGAATTAAGAACGTAACTTCCGTTTCAAACGAAAACTACAGTGTAGTAATTCTAGAGTTTAATCAGGATACAAATATGGACACTGCAATGTTAGATCTAAACGGTAAAATAGATTTAATTAAAGATTCTTTAGAAGATGGTGTCGGATCAACTACTTTAATGCAACTTAACCCAGACATGATGCCTGTTATGACATTAAGTGTGGATGTTGACAATATGGATGTTGAAGAAGTCTCTACATATGTTAACAATGAAATAATTCCTAAGTTTGAGCGTATAAATGGAGTTGCATCTGTAACAGGTGTTGGTTTAGTAGAAAAACAATTAAAAGTATCTTTAAACAAAGATAAAATCGACCAATTAAATAAAGAACTAAAATCAAGCGTTACTTCTGAATTAGATAAGCAGCAAAGTCAACTTAATAACACCAACTCAGAAATACAAAAGGGAAAAGCTACCCTAGAAAAACAAAGCAATGCTCAATTGAAAAAGCTGCTTGAAGCTAGTAGTCAACTTCAATCTGGTATAAATCAATTAGAAAGTATGGCTGGTATTTTAAATTCAACCGGTTCTAGCAAGGAAGATCTAGAAAAATATATTGCTAGTGCGACTACCACGCTAAATAATACCAAATCAAAACTAAAAGATTTAAAAGAACAACTTAATGATTTACCAGAAGATTCTGCTGTTGATAAGGAACAATTACAACAAGATATATCAAATTTAGAATCTATTATAACATCTTTAGAAAAAGCCATATCAAATGCAGGCCAAGGTGTAGGTGCAGTAGACTCACTAGAAACATTAAAAAAACAACAAAAAGAATTGGAAAGTGCTAAACTTACTCTTTCTCAAGAATTAACAAAAGCTACTGTACAACTTTCCGTAAATGAATCACAAATAAAATCTGCTGAAACTCAGTTGAATGAAGCTAGAAAACAAGCTTTAGAATCAGCAGATATAACAGATAAAATTACTCCAGAAACAATAAATCAAATTCTAACAGCAGAGAACTTTTCCATGCCTGCTGGATATATATCAGATGACGAAACTGAATACTCTGTAAAAGTGGGAGATAAGTTCACTTCTATAAATGAAGTTAAAAATTTAATATTATTTTCTATGGATGGAATTGGTGATGTTCATCTTAAAGATATCGCCAATGTAAAAATGTCAGACAACTCATCAGATAGTTATACAAACATAAATGGAAATGCTGGTGTTATGCTATCTTTCCAAAAAACTAGTACTGCCTCAACTACTAAAGTGTGTAAAGAAATAAATAAAGTAATTAAGGATTTAAATAATAGTAATGATAAATTACATATTCTTTCTTTAATGGACCAAGGTGTTTATATAGATTTTATTATATCTAGCGTACTTGATAACCTAATTTACGGTGGTATACTAGCAATTATTGTTTTACTAATATTCTTAAAAAGTATAAAACCAACTATCGTAATTGCATTTAGTATTCCTATAAGTTTATTATTTGCTATTGTTTTGATGTACTTTAGTGGCGTTACATTAAATATTATTTCTTTATCAGGTTTAGCCCTTGGAGTTGGTATGCTAGTTGATAATAGTATAGTTGTTATTGAAAATATTTATAGACTAAGAAATAAAGGAATGGGTAAATTTAAAGCTGCCGTGTATGGCGCTAGACAGGTATCTGGAGCAATATTTGCTTCCACACTTACTACTATTTGCGTATTCTTACCTATTGTTTTTACAGAAGGTATAACTAGACAATTATTTACAGATATGGGTCTTACAATAGCATACTCCTTAATTGCAAGTTTAATTGTTGCCTTAACTTTAGTACCGTGTATGGCATCAAATTTATTATCCAATATAGATGAAAAGTCTCATCCTTTATTTGATAAAATAGTTGATGGCTATGAAAAATTATTAAGACTATGCTTAAGATTTAAACCTGTTGTTTTATGTTTTTCTGTAGCATTATTAATAGTTGTTGCTTTTGCAACAGCCAAAATAGGAACATCATTTATGCCAAAAATGGATTCACCACAAATGATGGCAACTATTAATTTAGATAGCGTTCTTCCAAAAGATGAAGCTCGACATATTACTGATCAAGTAGTGCAACAAGTTTTAACAATTAAGGATGTAAAAGGCATTGGAGCCATGAATTCATCTGGTACCATGTCATTTGGTACTTCTTCAAATAACCCTAATAATATGTCTGCTTACGTTATTTTAAAAGATGATAAAAAGAAAACAAATGATGAGATTTCAGAAGAAATAAAAGAAAAAACAAAATCTCTTAACTGTGAAGTCACAGTCTCGTCTTCATCTATGGATACCTCTTCTTTAGGAGAATCTGGGTTACAAATAATTGTTAAAGGTGACGATTTAGATGAGCTTAAGAAAATTTCTGATGATTTGGTAGGTATGCTATCCAAGATAGAAGGTACTACTGACATAAATGGTGGTATGGGTGTAACTACTAAGGAAGAGAAAATTGTAATCAACAAAAATAAAGCTATGAAGTATGGATTAACAGTGGCTCAAGTATTCCAGCAAGTTTCCGCAAAATTATCAACAGAAACTACTTCAACTACTTTAACAATAAATTCTGAAGACTATCCAGTAATTATTGTTAATAATAATACTTCAAATTTGGATAAATTAAAAAATGTTGAAATCACAGGAACAAAAGGAACTGAATCTGTTTCAGTAAAGCTAAAAGATATTTCATCTATAGAAATGACTGATACTCCTACATCTATAAATCACGATAATCAAACTAGGTATATATCCGTAACAGCTGGTATTGATTCTAAACACAATATTGGTTTAGTAAGTAAGGAAGTTCAATCAAAATTAGATGATTATAAATCGCCTACTGGCTATGAAATAAAAATGGGTGGTGAAACTGAATCTATTAATCAAGCGATTAGTGATTTAATTAAAATGATTGCTCTTGCCATAGCATTTATTTACTTAATAATGGTCGCACAATTCCAATCATTATTGTCGCCATTTATAGTAATGTTTACTATACCTCTTGCATTTACTGGTGGTTTACTAGCATTAATTATAACTGGCCAAGAATTAAGCGTTATATCCATGCTAGGATTTTTAGTTCTTGCTGGTGTAGTTGTTAATAACGGTATAGTTTTTGTGGATTATGTGAATCAATTGCGTATAAGTGGATTAAATAAAAAAGAAGCTCTTATAGAGGCTGGACGTACTCGTATGAGGCCTATACTCATGACTGCTTTAACAACAATACTTGCCATGTCTACAATGGCCCTTGGTGTTGGCATGGGCGCTGAAATGTCTCAAGCTTTAGCGATAGTAACTATCGGCGGTTTAGCCTATGCTACCCTATTAACATTATTTGTTGTTCCTACTTTATACGATATATTCCATCGTCGCAAAGAATTAAGACAGATAATTATCGATGAGGAGGACTAAATATGAGCAGAAAATATGCAGAAAAAGAATTGCTAATATTTGATGGTTTTAAAAAAATAATCACTGATAACAGTAATATTGAAAATATTAAGGTGTCTGATATTGCAAAAGCTGCTGGAATTGGAAAAGGTACAATTTATGAATATTTTAAAAGTAAGGATGAAATTATAGCAAGATCAATAATTTATAATTTTAAAATAGATATTATAAATACTATAGAAGCTATAAAAGAAGTCTCTACTTTTAAAGAGCAGTGTAACCATTTATTTCATTACAGCATTAGCAGCGGAAAATTCATCTTTCCCTCTTTAAGAATATTATATAATCAAGTTATTCCAAAAGAGTTAAATAGTATACTGCAAGAAGATTTTGAGGAAATTTTAGAGTTGAAAACTCAACTTTATAATTTATTGGATTATGTAATTAATACTGGAATAGATGAAAATATTATTAATAAGGATTTAAGCAGAGATTATCAAAGATATGTACTTATAAGTTCTTCCATGGGTATTATAAATAAAATCAATGCTAATCACTTTCAACAAATTAATTTAAGTGATGATGATTCTATTAATACGCAAAAGAATTTTGCTTATACTATGATATTAAAATCATTAGCTTAATAAAAAATTTGATTCGCTCATGTCGCCAACGAGATGCCTTCGATATCTCTTCAGGCAACTTCGTTGCTAAAAAACTCCCTCTTAAAACACTAAGAGGGAGTTTTTTACATTTTATATTAATAATGATTTATAAAGCTATCACTTTACTCATTAAAGAATTACTTCTTTTTATAAATAAATCTAGTTCTTCTGCATTTAATTCTTTATTAGCAAGTAGAGCTAAATCTACTATT
Proteins encoded:
- a CDS encoding tetratricopeptide repeat protein; protein product: MYSNVYENDCFMKARRMIENKDFKKAYNFLQSINEKCSEWYYLTGLSAMNIGYYEEGEDFLKRAKFMDPNNKEYVYSYNRYNNYRNDYDRRSYNYNRNRRYDSPGCCCCCCDDDCCSNLCTLFVCDSCCECCGGDLCTCF
- a CDS encoding DUF2232 domain-containing protein; this translates as MSRKIAYSGILLSLNIILLLLVNIIPINTLFLLGLASLPIAIVIMEYGPKVGIIFYIGSVLLSFMIMTNKAQWILYIFTFGIYGLVKYIIEKDRSFIQEYILKFLVANILIIFAYIILKQFVYIPVNIFTILIFEIAFIVYDFVYSQFIDFYNDEFRRFVKR
- a CDS encoding DUF5685 family protein, with product MFGYVRINKMDLTFREFEDYKGYYCGLCKYLKENHGEISRLGLNYDITFLIVILTAIYKPKTSIVEEVCIVSPFKKKKKIINEITEYAASMNTLLTYYKLEDNLLDDKGIKDILAYNIYKGKLKLSHEKYPNKSTIIKEQMNLLNQLEKEENCNIDKVSNTFGELMGEIFSYKNDEYEEDLRRVGFNIGKYIYILDAYEDLDADYKKGRYNPFIEYIDNKEELKLKVDRLISISLGLLAASIDNLNLQLNRGIIENIVYSGVYLRYKNILEKGCGNNVQ
- a CDS encoding ArsR/SmtB family transcription factor, producing the protein MKDIINRCESTCVHEEVICKVKDKMPEDEKLYDLAELFKVFGDTTRIKILYALFEEEMCVCDIADLLNMTQSAISHQLRVLKQARLVKFRKEGKIVYYSLDDNHINQIFNCGLCHIEETYNR
- a CDS encoding HAD family hydrolase — its product is MKNIGAFFDIDGTIYRDSLMVEHFKKLIKYEIVDQKAWVAHARDTFLDWDKRQANYDDYLLEICDLYVKSLQNVDKSCIDFTSDQVIALKAERVYKYTRSRIKWHLDNRHKVIFISGSPNFLVEKMAKKYGASDYVGSDYIFEDGKFNGTVIPMWDAKSKNVAIDSFVEKYDIDLSQSYAYGDTNGDINMLKRVGNPIAINPTKELLNHMIEDKSLNDKAQVIVERKDIVYSLGCNVKRFDIGL
- a CDS encoding carbon starvation CstA family protein — protein: MITFLACVSILVIGYFTYGTYVSKTVGYDDSIQTPAIRLEDGVDYMPMPWHKVFLIQFLNIAGTGPIFGAISGALFGPVAFLWITFGCIFAGAVHDLLSGVISMKHDGTSIPEIVGIYLGKNMKTIMVAFSIVLLILVGTVFITSPAGLLTSMTGINKNIWLVLIIIYYIVATVLPVDKVIGKLYPIFGAALLLMAAGLFVAMIVGQFNGSMQMAELSLTNMHPGGLSIFPFLFTTIACGAISGFHATQSPMMARCINRESETRRVFFGSMIVEGIVALIWCAVTIAFFGDSASISAAGQPAEIVNVVSKALLGPAGAILAVLGVVACPITSGDTAFRSARLTIADALKIKQDGLKNRFMLALPLFAVGVALTQINFDIIWRYFAWSNQTLAMIFLWTGAAYLLVNKKNYWIAVIPAIFMSYVSVAYILQAPEGFKLNATFSNATGVVVAIAFFIAFMVRVKKEKSETEKFKKVS